Proteins co-encoded in one Arachis hypogaea cultivar Tifrunner chromosome 13, arahy.Tifrunner.gnm2.J5K5, whole genome shotgun sequence genomic window:
- the LOC112792533 gene encoding KH domain-containing protein At4g18375 isoform X1, protein MLFPRMGETGKRYHSQRDHDGDRRNQKRRMNDDAEKGDGELVVYRILCPDDVIGSVIGKNGKVINSIRQETRAKIKIVDPFPGAKDRVITIYCYVKGKEDVEIDDEFNGKELLCAAQDALLKIHAAITNSTAVIGEWRKKRKAKEECQLLVPSSQAANIIGKAGATIKKLRSKTTANIKVVAKDAADPTHSCAMDFDNFVLITGEAAAVERALFAVSSIMYKFGPKEDISLDTSVPEAPPSIIIPSELPIYPPGGLYPVSDPIIPPRSLPQILGATNMRDVHGYADAGNTWPIYSSALPAAPGALPAASGVGASRSEELVIRMLCPSDKIGRVIGKGGSTIKSMRQAIGARIEVDDSKAKHDECLIIITTIESPSDLKSMAVEAVLLMQGKINDEDDNTVSIRLLVPSKVIGCIIGKSGSIINEIRKRTKADIRISKGDKPKCADVNDELVEVGGIVDCVRDALIQIILRLREDVLRERDNGHNPSVGAESMYSGGAGLSVPSVLPPVPPVATPLAYDQRTESETGLGMFSSSSLYGYGSLSMAENAYGSMPPYASKLYGGLPPPSTLDMLIPASAVSKVLGKGGANIANIRKISGAMIEICDSKSAWGDRIAVISGTPEQKCAAENLIQAFIMAT, encoded by the exons AGAATGGAAAAGTGATTAATTCAATAAGGCAAGAAACCAGGGCAAAAATAAAGATTGTGGATCCCTTTCCCGGTGCCAAGGATCGTGTTATAACAATCTACTGCTATGTCAAGGGCAAGGAAGATGTTGAGATTGATGATGAGTTCAATGGTAAGGAGCTTCTGTGTGCTGCACAAGACGCACTTCTCAAGATTCATGCTGCCATTACGAATTCCACTGCTGTAATTGGAGAATGGAGGAAAAAGCGAAAGGCTAAGGAGGAGTGTCAACTCCTTGTGCCATCAAGTCAGGCTGCAAATATCATTGGGAAGGCTGGGGCTACCATTAAGAAGCTGAGGAGTAAGACGACAGCCAATATCAAAGTTGTTGCTAAGGATGCGGCTGACCCGACACACTCCTGTGCTATGGATTTTGATAATTTTGTTTTG ATCACTGGTGAGGCAGCAGCAGTGGAAAGGGCCCTATTTGCTGTTTCTTCTATTATGTACAAGTTCGGTCCCAAGGAAGACATCTCTCTTGACACATCTGTGCCAGAAGCCCCACCTAGCATTATTATTCCTTCTGAACTTCCAATTTATCCACCTGGTGGACTATATCCAGTTTCAGACCCTATTATCCCACCTAGATCCCTTCCTCAAATTTTAGGTGCTACAAACATGCGAGATGTACATGGTTATGCTGATGCAGGAAATACATGGCCTATATACTCATCCGCCCTTCCAGCCGCTCCTGGGGCTCTTCCAGCAGCTTCTGGTGTAGGTGCTTCTCGTTCTGAGGAATTAGTCATTAGAATGTTGTGTCCCTCGGACAAGATTGGGCGAGTCATTGGAAAAGGAGGGAGTACAATTAAAAGTATGAGGCAAGCGATTGGTGCTCGTATTGAAGTTGATGATTCGAAGGCAAAGCACGATGAGTGTTTAATCATTATAACAACGATTGAG TCACCAAGTGATCTGAAGTCTATGGCAGTTGAAGCTGTTCTATTGATGCAAGGGAAGATAAACGATGAAGATGATAACACGGTTTCAATTCGGCTTCTAGTTCCATCCAAAGTAATAGGTTGTATCATTGGGAAAAGTGGTTCGATTATTAATGAAATTCGGAAGAGAACTAAAGCAGATATTCGAATTTCTAAAGGTGATAAACCAAAATGTGCAGATGTGAACGATGAACTTGTTGAG GTGGGAGGCATAGTTGACTGTGTGAGAGATGCGCTAATCCAGATTATCTTAAGACTGAGAGAAGATGTGTTGAGAGAAAGAGACAATGGCCACAATCCCTCTGTTGGTGCTGAATCCATGTACTCTGGTGGTGCTGGACTTTCAGTGCCATCTGTCCTACCTCCAGTCCCTCCTGTTGCCACACCATTGGCTTATGATCAGAGGACTGAAAGTGAAACTGGCCTTGGAATGTTTTCTTCAAGCAGCCTGTATGGATATGGATCTTTGTCG ATGGCAGAGAATGCCTATGGATCGATGCCCCCGTACGCCAGCAAGCTGTATGGAGG TCTGCCTCCTCCATCAACTTTGGATATGTTGATTCCTGCTAGTGCTGTTAGTAAGGTTTTGGGTAAAGGAGGGGCAAATATAGCCAATATCAGGAAG ATTTCAGGAGCAATGATAGAAATCTGTGACTCCAAGTCTGCCTGGGGTGATCGTATTGCCGTAATATCTGGCACACCTGAACAGAAGTGCGCAGCTGAAAACTTGATCCAGGCTTTCATAATGGCCACCTGA
- the LOC112792533 gene encoding KH domain-containing protein At4g18375 isoform X2, giving the protein MLFPRMGETGKRYHSQRDHDGDRRNQKRRMNDDAEKGDGELVVYRILCPDDVIGSVIGKNGKVINSIRQETRAKIKIVDPFPGAKDRVITIYCYVKGKEDVEIDDEFNGKELLCAAQDALLKIHAAITNSTAVIGEWRKKRKAKEECQLLVPSSQAANIIGKAGATIKKLRSKTTANIKVVAKDAADPTHSCAMDFDNFVLITGEAAAVERALFAVSSIMYKFGPKEDISLDTSVPEAPPSIIIPSELPIYPPGGLYPVSDPIIPPRSLPQILGATNMRDVHGYADAGNTWPIYSSALPAAPGALPAASGVGASRSEELVIRMLCPSDKIGRVIGKGGSTIKSMRQAIGARIEVDDSKAKHDECLIIITTIESPSDLKSMAVEAVLLMQGKINDEDDNTVSIRLLVPSKVIGCIIGKSGSIINEIRKRTKADIRISKGDKPKCADVNDELVEVGGIVDCVRDALIQIILRLREDVLRERDNGHNPSVGAESMYSGGAGLSVPSVLPPVPPVATPLAYDQRTESETGLGMFSSSSLYGYGSLSMAENAYGSMPPYASKLLPPPSTLDMLIPASAVSKVLGKGGANIANIRKISGAMIEICDSKSAWGDRIAVISGTPEQKCAAENLIQAFIMAT; this is encoded by the exons AGAATGGAAAAGTGATTAATTCAATAAGGCAAGAAACCAGGGCAAAAATAAAGATTGTGGATCCCTTTCCCGGTGCCAAGGATCGTGTTATAACAATCTACTGCTATGTCAAGGGCAAGGAAGATGTTGAGATTGATGATGAGTTCAATGGTAAGGAGCTTCTGTGTGCTGCACAAGACGCACTTCTCAAGATTCATGCTGCCATTACGAATTCCACTGCTGTAATTGGAGAATGGAGGAAAAAGCGAAAGGCTAAGGAGGAGTGTCAACTCCTTGTGCCATCAAGTCAGGCTGCAAATATCATTGGGAAGGCTGGGGCTACCATTAAGAAGCTGAGGAGTAAGACGACAGCCAATATCAAAGTTGTTGCTAAGGATGCGGCTGACCCGACACACTCCTGTGCTATGGATTTTGATAATTTTGTTTTG ATCACTGGTGAGGCAGCAGCAGTGGAAAGGGCCCTATTTGCTGTTTCTTCTATTATGTACAAGTTCGGTCCCAAGGAAGACATCTCTCTTGACACATCTGTGCCAGAAGCCCCACCTAGCATTATTATTCCTTCTGAACTTCCAATTTATCCACCTGGTGGACTATATCCAGTTTCAGACCCTATTATCCCACCTAGATCCCTTCCTCAAATTTTAGGTGCTACAAACATGCGAGATGTACATGGTTATGCTGATGCAGGAAATACATGGCCTATATACTCATCCGCCCTTCCAGCCGCTCCTGGGGCTCTTCCAGCAGCTTCTGGTGTAGGTGCTTCTCGTTCTGAGGAATTAGTCATTAGAATGTTGTGTCCCTCGGACAAGATTGGGCGAGTCATTGGAAAAGGAGGGAGTACAATTAAAAGTATGAGGCAAGCGATTGGTGCTCGTATTGAAGTTGATGATTCGAAGGCAAAGCACGATGAGTGTTTAATCATTATAACAACGATTGAG TCACCAAGTGATCTGAAGTCTATGGCAGTTGAAGCTGTTCTATTGATGCAAGGGAAGATAAACGATGAAGATGATAACACGGTTTCAATTCGGCTTCTAGTTCCATCCAAAGTAATAGGTTGTATCATTGGGAAAAGTGGTTCGATTATTAATGAAATTCGGAAGAGAACTAAAGCAGATATTCGAATTTCTAAAGGTGATAAACCAAAATGTGCAGATGTGAACGATGAACTTGTTGAG GTGGGAGGCATAGTTGACTGTGTGAGAGATGCGCTAATCCAGATTATCTTAAGACTGAGAGAAGATGTGTTGAGAGAAAGAGACAATGGCCACAATCCCTCTGTTGGTGCTGAATCCATGTACTCTGGTGGTGCTGGACTTTCAGTGCCATCTGTCCTACCTCCAGTCCCTCCTGTTGCCACACCATTGGCTTATGATCAGAGGACTGAAAGTGAAACTGGCCTTGGAATGTTTTCTTCAAGCAGCCTGTATGGATATGGATCTTTGTCG ATGGCAGAGAATGCCTATGGATCGATGCCCCCGTACGCCAGCAAGCT TCTGCCTCCTCCATCAACTTTGGATATGTTGATTCCTGCTAGTGCTGTTAGTAAGGTTTTGGGTAAAGGAGGGGCAAATATAGCCAATATCAGGAAG ATTTCAGGAGCAATGATAGAAATCTGTGACTCCAAGTCTGCCTGGGGTGATCGTATTGCCGTAATATCTGGCACACCTGAACAGAAGTGCGCAGCTGAAAACTTGATCCAGGCTTTCATAATGGCCACCTGA